AATGGACGGAGTGGTCCGCCCCCCTTCGGGGTTGGTGACGCACTTGGGCTCTTTGCCCTCCATTACGTACACGCAACTATTGGTTGTTCCCAGATCGATACCGATGATTTTTCCCATGCTTTTCATTCCTCCTAAACACGATTTTTGTTCAAACTAAGCTTGTTTGCCCGCTTGTAAAGGGGCTCATGAAAAAATTACACACTGCATTCCATACTCACCAGCACCTTGGCTGGACGGAGCAGACGTCCTTTGAGGCGATACCCTTTTTGCACCACCTGGCAGACCTTTCCGGGATCCAGGTCCGGATGTGGCTGTTGGGCCAGGGCTTCATGCCAGTTGGGATCGAAATCCTCTCCAGCCTGGCCCAGCGGCTCCAACTCATGCCGACTGAGGATATCCAGGAAAAGTTTGCGGGTCATTTCGACCCCATTGAGCAGTTCCCTGCCCGTTCCGGTTTTGCCGCCGTGTTCCAGGGCCAAATCCAGGTTGTCCAAAACCGGCAACAAATCCTCCAGCACGGATTCCGTAGCGAATTTGCAAAACTCCTCTTTTTCCCGGTGGAGGCGTTTTTTCAGGTTTTCCGTGTCCGCGGCCATGCGCAATTTTTCATCCTGCACTTTGGCCAGTAGCTGGCAGCTGGGGCAGACGGTCTCTTCGCAGAGCCGGGCCAATCGCTCCGCATCGATGGTTTCCGGTGTTTCCGCTTCCTCCGACCCATCCAGGGTTTCATGAAGATTGATGTTGACATCAACGGTATGGTTCGAATGGTGTGTAGTCTCGGGATGAGGGGTGTTTTTTGGGGACATGCTTTCCTCCTTGCGCATCTCGGTGCCCATTTAAAAACGATTTCGCAGCAGCTGGCTGATCACCTGGGCTGTGAACTCAACCAGCGGGACGACCTTGGCGTAGTCCATTCGGATGGGGCCAATGATGCCCACCACGCCCAAAGGGTCATCCTGTGCCAGGTAAGGAGATGAAATCAGAGTGATTTCCTGTAATCCTTCTTGGTTTTCCTCGCGGCCAAATATGATGGAGATGCCATCCGGCTTGGAAACCTTGTCCAGGAGCTCCAGCAATCGCGTGCGTTCTTCCAGCATTCGTAACAATTCCTGGAGTTTTGCCGGGTTGGTGAATTCGGGATGGGTAAAAAAATTGACCGTTCCTTCGACGTAGACTTCCCGTTCGGTGCTGCCAGTGAAGACTTGCTGGGCAAGGACAAGAGCTTGCTGGCTCACGGCCTGGTACTCGCGTTGGACCGCATCCATTTCCTGGAGCAGTTTCGCCCTGACCTGGGCCAGGGTCCGGCCATGGAAAAGCTGATTCAGGTAGTTGCTGTACGTGACCAGATCGTCTGTTCCAAGAGCCGGGTCAATGGAGACGATCTTGT
This is a stretch of genomic DNA from Desulfonatronum thioautotrophicum. It encodes these proteins:
- the grpE gene encoding nucleotide exchange factor GrpE, producing the protein MSPKNTPHPETTHHSNHTVDVNINLHETLDGSEEAETPETIDAERLARLCEETVCPSCQLLAKVQDEKLRMAADTENLKKRLHREKEEFCKFATESVLEDLLPVLDNLDLALEHGGKTGTGRELLNGVEMTRKLFLDILSRHELEPLGQAGEDFDPNWHEALAQQPHPDLDPGKVCQVVQKGYRLKGRLLRPAKVLVSMECSV
- the hrcA gene encoding heat-inducible transcriptional repressor HrcA is translated as MDLQQREIGVLTTLIEDYIQTAAPVGSRTIAKKSNLNLSPASIRNIMADLTEKGYLEQPHTSAGRIPSAQGFRFYVDTLLKFHPLSPEERHQLTEHMGDARLDVSELLRNASRLLSVYTRQVSMVLAPKATNIGFKHIDFILLKPGLAMAILVVEGGIVRNKIVSIDPALGTDDLVTYSNYLNQLFHGRTLAQVRAKLLQEMDAVQREYQAVSQQALVLAQQVFTGSTEREVYVEGTVNFFTHPEFTNPAKLQELLRMLEERTRLLELLDKVSKPDGISIIFGREENQEGLQEITLISSPYLAQDDPLGVVGIIGPIRMDYAKVVPLVEFTAQVISQLLRNRF